Proteins co-encoded in one Prunus persica cultivar Lovell chromosome G6, Prunus_persica_NCBIv2, whole genome shotgun sequence genomic window:
- the LOC18775510 gene encoding probable beta-D-xylosidase 6 translates to MLTLRTQNTSLNSMSPNWKSLFFLLLLQLFKLCFSKSQPFTSSSSNSDLQFPCKPPHHSSYPFCNTSLPITTRAQSLISLLTLREKIQQLSNNASAIPRLGIPPYEWWSESLHGIATNGPGVSFNGTIPSATSFPQVIVTAAAFNRTLWSLIGSAIAVEARSMYNLGQAGLTFWAPNINIFRDPRWGRGQETPGEDPMVASAYAIEFVNGFQGGNWGITHDGFGERRVLEGHDGGSDDGLMLSACCKHFTAYDLELWGNFSRYSFNAVVSEQDLEDTYQPPFRSCIQQGKASCLMCSYNAVNGVPACAQKDLLDKARNEWGFKGYITSDCDAVATVYEYQNYTTSSEDAVADVLKAGMDINCGTFLLRHTLSTIKKGKVQEEDIDKALLNLFSVQLRLGLFDGDPRNGQFGSLGPKDVCTSEHKALALEATRQGIVLLKNDKKFLPLEKGVDFSLAVIGPLANNASLLGGGYTGIPCSSKGLFEGLQEYTKRALYAAGCLDVPCKSRAGFREAIHTVKMADFVVIVVGLDLTQEREDHDRVSLLLPGKQMALVSSVAAASKEPVILVLTGGGPLDVTFAKEDPRIASILWIGYPGESGGRALAEVLFGDFNPGGRLPMTWYPESFTNIPMNDMNMRADPSQGYPGRTYRFYTGSRLYGFGDGLSYSKFTYNIVSAPKKLRLSRPLKVDSSRNVLHQAGDTLDYLHIDEVISCDSLRFFVEITVTNIGDMDGGHTVMLFSRMTKVVKGAPKQQLIGFNRVHTGSYKSTATSILVDPCTHFSFANDYGEWILPLGDHRLMVGDIEHTVSIEIN, encoded by the exons ATGCTGACTTTGAGAACTCAAAACACTTCTCTGAACTCAATGTCTCCTAACTGGAAAtccctcttcttcctcctccttctaCAACTCTTCAAATTATGCTTCAGCAAATCCCAGCCAttcacatcatcatcatcaaattcaGACCTTCAATTCCCATGCAAGCCACCCCACCACAGCTCCTATCCTTTTTGCAACACCTCCCTCCCAATCACAACCAGAGCTCAGTCCCTAATTTCCCTCCTTACCCTCCGAGAAAAAATCCAACAGCTCTCAAACAATGCCTCTGCAATTCCAAGACTTGGCATCCCACCCTATGAATGGTGGTCTGAGTCACTCCATGGCATAGCCACCAATGGCCCTGGTGTCTCCTTCAATGGCACCATCCCTTCAGCCACAAGCTTCCCACAAGTGATTGTCACTGCAGCTGCTTTCAATAGGACTCTCTGGTCCTTAATTGGGTCTGCCATAGCTGTTGAGGCTAGATCAATGTACAATTTGGGGCAAGCTGGGCTGACATTTTGGGCACCCAATATCAATATCTTCAGGGACCCAAGATGGGGCAGAGGTCAAGAGACCCCTGGGGAGGACCCCATGGTTGCTTCTGCTTATGCAATTGAGTTTGTGAACGGTTTCCAAGGTGGGAATTGGGGAATTACACATGATGGGTTTGGAGAGAGGAGAGTTTTGGAAGGTCATGATGGTGGGAGTGATGATGGTCTAATGCTCTCTGCTTGTTGCAAGCATTTCACTGCTTATGATTTGGAGTTGTGGGGGAATTTCAGTAGATATAGCTTCAATGCTGTG GTTTCAGAACAAGATTTGGAGGATACGTATCAGCCACCTTTTCGTAGTTGTATACAACAAGGTAAAGCTAGCTGCTTAATGTGTTCTTACAATGCAGTAAATGGGGTTCCTGCTTGTGCACAGAAGGATCTCTTGGACAAAGCTCGGAATGAGTGGGGCTTCAAAGG ATATATCACCTCAGACTGCGATGCTGTGGCCACTGTCTATGAGTATCAGAATTACACAACAAGCTCTGAAGATGCAGTTGCTGATGTTCTTAAAGCAG GGATGGATATTAATTGTGGTACATTCTTGCTTCGACATACTCTATCGACGATCAAAAAAGGGAAGGTGCAAGAGGAAGACATAGACAAGGCTCTTCTCAATCTTTTCTCAGTTCAACTCCGCCTTGGGCTGTTTGATGGGGATCCCAGAAATGGGCAATTTGGTAGTTTGGGACCTAAGGACGTCTGTACATCAGAGCACAAGGCTTTGGCACTTGAGGCCACAAGGCAGGGAATTGTGCTTCTTAAAAATGATAAGAAGTTTTTGCCTTTAGAAAAGGGTGTTGATTTTTCCTTGGCTGTTATTGGTCCATTGGCAAACAATGCAAGTTTGCTGGGTGGGGGTTACACAG GGATTCCCTGCAGCTCAAAGGGTCTCTTTGAGGGTCTTCAAGAGTACACAAAAAGAGCATTGTATGCAGCTGGTTGCCTTGATGTACCATGTAAGTCTCGTGCTGGGTTCCGAGAAGCAATTCATACTGTCAAGATGGCTGATTTTGTTGTTATAGTTGTTGGTCTTGATTTGACGCAAGAAAGAGAAGATCATGACCGAGTTAGTCTTCTCTTACCTGGTAAACAAATGGCCCTTGTATCTTCTGTGGCAGCTGCAAGTAAAGAACCAGTGATTCTGGTACTTACTGGTGGTGGACCACTTGATGTAACATTTGCCAAAGAAGACCCGCGAATCGCAAGCATTCTTTGGATTGGGTACCCTGGGGAATCTGGCGGGAGAGCACTAGCAGAAGTCCTCTTTGGAGATTTCAATCCGG GTGGAAGGCTACCTATGACTTGGTATCCTGAGTCATTCACCAATATACCGATGAATGATATGAACATGAGGGCCGATCCTTCTCAAGGTTATCCGGGAAGAACCTACCGATTTTACACAGGGAGCAGGCTGTATGGATTTGGAGATGGCTTAAGCTACAGTAAGTTCACTTACAACATCGTATCAGCGCCAAAAAAGTTAAGGTTATCAAGACCTCTCAAGGTTGATTCCAGCAGAAACGTACTACACCAAGCAGGAGATACACTTGATTATTTACACATTGATGAGGTGATATCTTGTGATTCCTTGagattttttgttgaaatcaCTGTGACGAATATAGGAGACATGGATGGAGGCCATACTGTGATGTTGTTCTCCAGAATGACAAAAGTTGTCAAGGGTGCTCCAAAACAACAGCTGATTGGATTTAACCGTGTGCATACTGGTTCGTACAAATCTACTGCAACAAGCATTCTAGTTGATCCTTGCACACATTTTAGCTTTGCAAATGATTATGGGGAATGGATATTGCCACTGGGTGATCATAGGTTAATGGTAGGAGATATAGAACACACTGTCTCAATTGAAATTAATTGA